In a genomic window of Sutcliffiella sp. FSL R7-0096:
- the ptsP gene encoding phosphoenolpyruvate--protein phosphotransferase gives MSNTIQGIPASSGIAIAKAYRLENPELSVEKKTIDNAQAEVERFEKAVEISKTELEKIKDHAHKELGADKAEIFSAHLLVLSDPELLNPIKDKITNSSVNAEYALDETAGMFINMFEQMDNEYMKERAADIRDVTKRVLAHLLGVTVSNPALISEEVIIIAEDLTPSDTAQLNRQYVKAFTTDIGGRTSHSAIMARSMEIPAVVGTKNVMEAIQNDTMVIIDGLDGVVIVDPTEEEIATYKEKQEKHEEQKKEWAKLVNEKSLSSDGQEVELAANIGTPKDVKGVLANGGEGVGLYRTEFLYMGRTELPTEDEQYKAYKEVLESMEGKPVVVRTLDIGGDKELPYLNLPKEMNPFLGFRAIRLCLEEQDIFRTQLRALLRASSYGNLKIMFPMIATLDEFRQAKAILMEEKEELVKNGTTVNENIEIGIMVEIPSTAVMADIFAKEVDFFSIGTNDLIQYTMAADRMNEQVSYLYQPYNPAILRLVDNVIQAAHKNGKWAGMCGEMAGDPIAIPILLGLGLDEFSMSATSILPARSQLRGISKEEAASYREEILSMGTAEEVVEFVKEKFNV, from the coding sequence ATGTCAAACACGATCCAGGGAATACCTGCTTCTAGCGGGATTGCCATTGCGAAAGCATACCGTCTGGAAAACCCAGAGCTATCTGTGGAAAAAAAGACGATCGACAATGCCCAAGCGGAAGTGGAAAGATTTGAGAAAGCAGTAGAAATTTCTAAAACAGAATTGGAAAAGATCAAGGACCACGCTCACAAGGAGCTTGGAGCGGACAAGGCGGAAATCTTTTCGGCCCATCTGCTTGTATTAAGTGATCCTGAACTTTTAAATCCAATTAAAGATAAAATTACAAATAGCAGTGTAAATGCTGAGTATGCTTTAGATGAAACAGCAGGCATGTTCATCAACATGTTTGAACAGATGGATAACGAGTACATGAAGGAGCGCGCAGCGGATATCCGCGACGTGACGAAACGTGTGCTTGCCCACCTTTTAGGTGTGACAGTTTCCAATCCGGCACTTATATCAGAAGAAGTGATCATCATCGCAGAAGACTTGACTCCTTCTGACACTGCACAGCTTAATCGTCAATATGTAAAAGCATTTACGACTGATATCGGTGGACGTACGTCTCACTCCGCCATCATGGCCCGTTCCATGGAAATTCCAGCGGTAGTTGGAACAAAGAACGTCATGGAAGCCATTCAAAATGACACGATGGTTATTATTGATGGTTTGGACGGTGTGGTAATCGTCGATCCGACAGAAGAAGAAATTGCTACTTACAAAGAAAAGCAAGAAAAGCATGAAGAGCAGAAAAAAGAGTGGGCTAAGCTTGTAAACGAGAAGAGTCTTTCTTCTGACGGACAAGAAGTCGAGCTTGCTGCTAACATCGGTACTCCTAAAGATGTGAAGGGTGTTCTGGCAAATGGCGGAGAAGGCGTCGGTCTTTACCGTACAGAATTCCTTTACATGGGCAGAACCGAACTTCCAACAGAGGACGAGCAATACAAAGCCTATAAAGAGGTTCTTGAAAGCATGGAAGGCAAACCGGTTGTTGTCCGCACATTGGACATCGGTGGAGATAAGGAACTACCTTACTTAAACCTTCCAAAAGAAATGAATCCATTCCTAGGCTTCCGTGCGATTCGCCTTTGCCTAGAGGAACAGGATATCTTCCGTACGCAACTTCGTGCATTATTGCGTGCTAGCTCTTACGGAAATCTAAAAATCATGTTCCCGATGATTGCGACATTGGACGAGTTCCGCCAAGCAAAAGCAATTCTTATGGAAGAAAAAGAAGAGCTTGTGAAGAACGGTACAACAGTTAACGAAAATATCGAGATCGGTATCATGGTGGAAATTCCATCAACAGCGGTCATGGCTGATATTTTCGCGAAGGAAGTTGACTTCTTCAGCATTGGAACGAATGACTTGATTCAATACACAATGGCAGCGGACCGTATGAATGAGCAGGTGTCCTACCTGTATCAACCATACAACCCGGCAATCCTGCGTCTGGTGGATAATGTCATCCAAGCTGCACACAAAAACGGCAAATGGGCCGGCATGTGTGGGGAAATGGCTGGCGATCCAATCGCGATCCCAATCCTTCTCGGACTTGGACTGGACGAGTTCAGCATGAGCGCGACATCCATCCTTCCTGCAAGAAGTCAATTGCGTGGCATCTCCAAGGAGGAAGCTGCTTCCTACCGTGAAGAGATCCTTAGCATGGGGACGGCAGAAGAAGTAGTGGAATTCGTGAAAGAGAAATTTAATGTGTAA
- a CDS encoding sigma-70 family RNA polymerase sigma factor, producing the protein MKCRLTIISERMEERVKAALEEPLRGFDHKETHLESVMNQYGSSIVKLAYSYVKDFNIAEDISQEVFVTYFKCLNSFRGESSVKTYLYRIAINKCKDYLKSWNYRKVKISEMFGRVNADPKSTPEQALIEKEYTVDLVGHVLALPLKYREVVFLFYYEELALKDISSFLQINLSTVKTRLTRGKELLRVHYLEGGRGND; encoded by the coding sequence GTGAAGTGTCGTCTAACAATTATTAGTGAAAGAATGGAAGAGAGGGTGAAGGCAGCATTGGAAGAACCTTTGCGAGGATTTGACCATAAAGAAACACATCTGGAAAGTGTGATGAATCAATACGGAAGCAGTATCGTAAAGCTGGCATATTCCTATGTGAAGGATTTTAATATAGCTGAAGATATTTCGCAGGAGGTATTTGTAACTTATTTCAAATGTCTGAACAGTTTTCGTGGTGAGTCTAGTGTGAAAACCTATTTGTACAGAATAGCCATCAATAAATGTAAGGATTATTTAAAGAGCTGGAACTATAGAAAAGTGAAAATTTCTGAAATGTTTGGGAGAGTGAATGCAGATCCAAAAAGCACTCCGGAACAAGCACTAATAGAAAAAGAATATACAGTTGATTTAGTTGGACATGTGTTAGCCCTTCCTTTGAAATATAGAGAAGTCGTTTTCCTCTTTTACTATGAGGAACTTGCTTTGAAGGATATCAGTAGTTTTCTTCAAATCAATCTGAGTACGGTCAAAACTAGACTGACGAGAGGGAAAGAGTTGTTGCGAGTTCACTATTTGGAAGGAGGTAGAGGAAATGATTGA
- a CDS encoding class I SAM-dependent methyltransferase, translating into MNQLLESNRKSWDKVARYFNGVDALPSYGPFSQTEDELKLLDDLQNKKVLDIGYGSGHSLIYMAEEKGASELWGVDLSSEQKLTAEKTLQGLEPRLFSAPMEQDINLPKEYFDCVYSIYALGWTTDLKTTLTLIHSYLKKGGSFLFSWDHPLYPHIKSENGVMTLEGTYQEEGLQTFEKFKGEDAPMTIHTRKLATYINELIQAGFTIENVVESEVGERFKDEDAPRSDRYYSLYKTRRFPSTLIIKARK; encoded by the coding sequence ATGAATCAACTATTAGAAAGTAATCGCAAAAGCTGGGACAAGGTCGCACGTTATTTTAACGGGGTGGATGCCCTTCCAAGTTACGGTCCATTCTCCCAAACGGAAGATGAATTGAAGCTTTTGGATGATCTGCAAAATAAAAAGGTATTGGATATTGGTTATGGAAGCGGCCATTCCTTGATATACATGGCGGAGGAGAAAGGTGCAAGCGAATTATGGGGAGTGGACCTTTCATCTGAGCAGAAATTAACTGCTGAAAAAACATTACAAGGACTGGAGCCTCGTTTATTCAGTGCACCGATGGAACAGGATATAAATCTTCCTAAAGAGTATTTTGATTGTGTTTATTCCATCTATGCGCTGGGATGGACGACAGATTTAAAAACAACTTTAACTTTAATCCATTCTTATCTAAAAAAGGGAGGAAGCTTCCTTTTTAGCTGGGACCACCCATTATATCCACATATCAAAAGTGAAAATGGTGTCATGACGTTAGAAGGCACCTATCAGGAAGAAGGACTTCAGACCTTTGAAAAATTCAAAGGGGAAGATGCACCAATGACAATCCACACTAGAAAACTAGCAACCTACATAAACGAACTAATTCAAGCGGGTTTCACTATCGAAAATGTAGTGGAAAGTGAAGTGGGAGAACGCTTTAAAGATGAGGACGCGCCGAGATCGGACCGCTACTATTCTCTTTATAAGACTCGCAGATTTCCATCAACGTTAATAATTAAAGCAAGAAAATAG
- the comGD gene encoding competence type IV pilus minor pilin ComGD, with amino-acid sequence MVGNRSLDSKGYSLMESILVLSLVSILLSVTILNLSGTNKNKVGEQFSEQLSNDLLFAQQYAISTKTNVNIIFTPRNNYYRIRQGTFQIHELVYREYHRDIRIDTRTMGERLTYNGNGSINKAGAIGIFIDGTENYQYVFTLGKGRFYVEKL; translated from the coding sequence ATGGTGGGTAATAGATCCTTAGATTCAAAAGGCTACTCCCTCATGGAATCCATACTGGTTCTTTCTCTTGTTTCTATCCTTCTTTCGGTGACCATCCTTAATCTAAGTGGTACCAACAAAAATAAAGTGGGAGAACAATTTAGTGAGCAATTAAGCAATGACCTGTTGTTTGCCCAACAGTATGCCATAAGTACAAAAACCAATGTTAATATCATTTTCACCCCCAGAAATAACTATTACCGTATCCGTCAAGGAACCTTCCAGATCCATGAACTGGTTTATAGGGAATATCACCGTGATATCAGGATAGATACACGTACCATGGGGGAGAGGCTGACTTACAATGGCAATGGAAGCATCAATAAGGCAGGCGCAATCGGAATCTTCATAGACGGAACAGAAAACTATCAATACGTTTTCACTTTAGGAAAAGGCCGTTTCTATGTGGAAAAACTCTAA
- a CDS encoding type II secretion system protein, with amino-acid sequence MWKNSKGFTLVEVLGALVVWMVIASVLLPGLVRMNQERKGFILDQQARFILTLELERIRTETILFEESTVNRNGTSYSLTLVEDIVPPMLCVSYINYRSLEKERCGYVHLS; translated from the coding sequence ATGTGGAAAAACTCTAAAGGATTTACATTAGTGGAGGTCTTAGGGGCTCTTGTGGTATGGATGGTAATCGCCTCTGTTCTGCTTCCTGGACTAGTGCGAATGAATCAGGAACGGAAGGGGTTTATCCTCGATCAACAAGCTAGATTCATATTGACGCTGGAACTGGAACGAATACGTACGGAGACAATATTATTTGAAGAAAGTACGGTAAACAGAAACGGCACCTCTTATTCTCTCACATTGGTAGAAGATATCGTCCCGCCGATGCTGTGTGTGTCCTATATAAATTATAGGTCGTTGGAGAAGGAAAGGTGTGGGTATGTCCATCTTTCGTAA
- a CDS encoding YqzE family protein, whose amino-acid sequence MKTNDYVKYVTQQLVTYMDQPKEVKREQRELKKQERSPIAFQLFGVLPYAIMMLFKKKKNGV is encoded by the coding sequence TTGAAAACGAATGATTACGTGAAATATGTGACACAGCAGCTTGTAACCTACATGGATCAGCCAAAGGAAGTAAAGCGCGAGCAAAGGGAACTTAAAAAGCAAGAGCGTTCTCCAATCGCGTTTCAGCTCTTCGGGGTGCTCCCTTATGCAATCATGATGCTTTTTAAGAAGAAAAAGAATGGAGTATGA
- the lepB gene encoding signal peptidase I, producing MIDKELKQLRKNMNCTVFQHALFSENRKLAVFQSIKKEPSKRKAVIFSISVVMSLCASLLLVALYIGQLYKPTSSVITDSITSPNIERVVYEDDMILYEWFSDAMDRGDHHFYKDLLVIDPTFYEVNGINRGDVVYFTYPEEVKNDPTMVDRNNEPKSISRVVGLPGETIYLKDAQVYIDDKELDSFYGRGLDNVYNRPLFEDAKEYDTKKFIIPENHVFLLGDAWWRSFDSRNFGAVPVENINGKVLGYRKWK from the coding sequence ATGATTGATAAAGAGTTGAAACAACTTAGGAAAAATATGAATTGCACTGTATTTCAACATGCATTATTTTCAGAAAATCGAAAACTAGCGGTATTTCAAAGTATAAAAAAAGAACCCTCCAAAAGGAAGGCGGTTATTTTTTCAATTAGTGTAGTAATGTCACTTTGTGCCTCTCTGTTGTTAGTGGCACTTTATATCGGTCAGCTCTATAAGCCGACCTCTTCCGTAATTACCGATTCAATCACTTCACCCAATATTGAAAGGGTGGTATATGAAGATGACATGATTTTATATGAATGGTTTAGTGATGCCATGGATAGGGGGGATCACCATTTCTACAAAGATCTGCTTGTTATCGACCCCACCTTTTATGAGGTAAATGGAATCAACCGTGGAGATGTTGTATATTTTACGTATCCTGAAGAAGTAAAAAACGATCCAACTATGGTTGATAGAAACAATGAGCCAAAAAGTATATCCAGGGTAGTAGGGCTACCTGGAGAAACAATTTATTTGAAAGATGCACAGGTATATATAGATGACAAGGAGCTTGATTCATTTTACGGAAGAGGTCTGGATAATGTGTATAATCGTCCGTTATTTGAAGATGCGAAAGAATACGATACAAAAAAATTCATTATTCCTGAGAATCATGTTTTCCTACTGGGGGATGCCTGGTGGAGAAGCTTTGATAGCAGAAATTTCGGAGCGGTCCCGGTTGAAAATATAAACGGGAAGGTTTTGGGCTATCGAAAGTGGAAGTAA
- the comGB gene encoding competence type IV pilus assembly protein ComGB, whose product MMARGNRSWPLKAQEDFLKRMGDLYTNGYSLLEALELMSIHFEAEKKRSLLDAIGELKKGYSVHQVLESLHFNQDILSLLFFSQKHGNLGQAFRSGGALLERKRYYRDKIFSLLRYPILLLFLVIIMLVFVQMVLLPQFHLLFSQMNISLSPVISVFFFLVVQIPIVLMGCVLGLFAAYLFYKVIEKRLNPSQKVDLLLKFPLLKTFLSLHYSHYFTQQLSSLLLSGLTINEAIAVFEQQRYHPFFHSKAKEYRYRLVEGEKLEKLVESENVFVKGLDVIIVHGQKNGKLGQELEQYSKLLLVKMQEKSERLLGRIQPVLFLGIGSFVFVLYLCIFIPMFQLLGGL is encoded by the coding sequence ATGATGGCAAGGGGCAATAGGAGCTGGCCGCTTAAAGCTCAAGAGGATTTCCTTAAACGGATGGGGGACCTCTATACAAATGGCTATTCACTATTGGAAGCGTTGGAGTTGATGAGTATCCACTTTGAAGCGGAAAAGAAAAGAAGCTTGCTGGATGCCATTGGGGAGCTGAAAAAAGGGTACAGTGTTCACCAAGTTCTAGAGAGTCTGCATTTCAATCAGGATATCCTGTCTTTACTGTTCTTTTCTCAGAAGCATGGAAACCTTGGGCAGGCTTTTCGATCAGGGGGAGCACTGCTGGAACGAAAGAGGTATTACCGGGATAAGATCTTCTCCTTACTCAGGTATCCCATTCTACTTCTATTTTTGGTTATTATCATGCTTGTTTTTGTGCAAATGGTGCTTCTTCCACAGTTTCATCTACTCTTTTCACAGATGAACATTTCTTTGAGTCCAGTTATCTCCGTATTTTTCTTTCTAGTTGTTCAAATTCCCATTGTGCTGATGGGATGTGTACTCGGGTTATTTGCAGCTTATCTATTTTATAAAGTGATAGAAAAAAGATTGAATCCATCTCAAAAGGTGGATTTGCTGTTGAAGTTTCCTCTTCTCAAAACCTTTCTCTCCCTTCATTATTCCCATTATTTCACTCAACAATTAAGCAGCTTGCTCTTAAGTGGTTTAACCATCAATGAGGCCATAGCTGTGTTCGAGCAGCAACGATACCATCCGTTTTTCCATTCGAAAGCTAAAGAATATCGTTACCGTTTGGTGGAAGGGGAGAAATTGGAAAAGTTGGTGGAAAGCGAGAACGTATTTGTAAAGGGGTTGGATGTGATTATTGTGCATGGGCAAAAGAATGGGAAGTTAGGACAGGAGCTCGAGCAGTACAGCAAGCTGCTGTTAGTGAAAATGCAGGAAAAAAGCGAAAGGCTACTTGGAAGAATTCAGCCTGTTCTATTTTTAGGGATAGGTTCATTTGTTTTTGTGTTGTATCTTTGTATTTTCATTCCGATGTTTCAATTATTAGGAGGGTTATAA
- the comGF gene encoding competence type IV pilus minor pilin ComGF codes for MSIFRKDEGFTLLEVLVSFSVILILTAFFPLLLKNLSLLTEKGDGIHPLELEVFIQQATREVRTAKRVSVEGNTMVIINQAEQRVTYEYFQKNIRRRVNGTGHELLLHGVESISFEEVRNGAIFRVKGRDGMIHEFKVGAIRNSWSEE; via the coding sequence ATGTCCATCTTTCGTAAAGATGAAGGGTTTACACTATTGGAAGTCTTGGTCAGTTTTTCGGTGATCCTTATTCTCACAGCGTTTTTTCCGCTTCTTCTTAAAAACCTTTCTCTTTTAACAGAAAAAGGGGATGGTATCCATCCTTTGGAGCTTGAGGTGTTTATCCAGCAGGCTACAAGGGAAGTTCGTACTGCGAAGAGAGTTTCGGTGGAGGGGAATACGATGGTCATCATCAATCAAGCCGAGCAAAGGGTCACCTATGAATATTTTCAGAAAAATATCAGGCGGCGGGTCAATGGAACTGGACACGAATTGCTCCTACATGGAGTGGAAAGTATTTCGTTTGAAGAAGTGAGAAATGGAGCCATATTCAGGGTGAAGGGAAGAGACGGAATGATCCATGAATTCAAAGTCGGGGCAATCCGCAATAGTTGGAGTGAGGAGTAG
- the aac(6') gene encoding aminoglycoside 6'-N-acetyltransferase: protein MEHYTEMALDLWPESTEDELQESFQQIMTSERDKILFYRLGSEFVSFIHLSVRVDYVEGTESSPTGYIEGIYVKPQHRRKGYSAKLVKVGEQWLKKKGCKQIGSDIHLDNHVSYDFHIGLGFKEASRLIAFIKDIEG, encoded by the coding sequence ATGGAACATTACACCGAAATGGCCTTAGATTTATGGCCGGAAAGTACCGAGGATGAGTTGCAAGAGTCCTTCCAACAAATAATGACTTCTGAACGAGACAAAATATTATTCTACCGACTAGGTTCTGAGTTTGTTTCATTCATCCACCTCTCCGTCAGAGTGGACTATGTGGAAGGTACAGAATCCTCCCCAACTGGATATATAGAAGGAATATATGTAAAACCGCAACATAGAAGGAAAGGGTATTCCGCAAAGCTAGTGAAAGTAGGGGAACAGTGGCTTAAAAAGAAGGGCTGCAAGCAGATCGGCTCGGACATTCATTTGGACAACCATGTAAGTTATGATTTTCACATTGGGCTGGGGTTTAAGGAAGCAAGCAGATTGATCGCATTTATAAAAGATATAGAGGGGTAA
- a CDS encoding phosphocarrier protein HPr codes for MAEKTFKVTADSGIHARPATQLVQTAGKFDADVNLEYNGKSVNLKSIMGVMSLGIPQGAEIKIVAEGSDESEAISAIEETLKSEGLGE; via the coding sequence ATGGCAGAAAAAACATTCAAAGTAACAGCAGATTCAGGAATCCACGCACGTCCAGCTACTCAATTGGTACAAACGGCAGGTAAATTTGATGCGGACGTTAACCTTGAGTATAACGGTAAATCTGTAAACCTGAAATCCATCATGGGTGTTATGTCTTTAGGGATCCCTCAAGGCGCGGAAATCAAGATTGTTGCAGAAGGTTCTGATGAGAGCGAGGCAATTTCTGCAATCGAAGAAACTTTGAAATCAGAAGGGTTAGGGGAATAA
- the comGC gene encoding competence type IV pilus major pilin ComGC, whose product MKKLLKDDSGFTLVEMLLVMLVITVLLLIMIPNVTKNSSIIGDKGCEALLSMVDAQIQAYRLDTGSEPESIDDLNSPEYLEDRFDDDNTLNCPNGNIITIVNKKAEANGG is encoded by the coding sequence ATGAAAAAGCTTTTAAAAGATGATAGTGGCTTTACATTGGTGGAAATGCTTTTAGTCATGTTAGTCATTACAGTATTGCTTTTAATCATGATTCCCAACGTCACAAAAAATTCAAGCATCATCGGGGATAAAGGGTGCGAGGCTTTGCTCAGCATGGTGGATGCCCAAATACAGGCATACCGATTGGATACAGGCAGCGAGCCGGAATCCATCGATGATTTGAACTCGCCCGAATATCTTGAAGACCGTTTTGATGATGACAACACATTAAACTGTCCAAACGGAAATATCATTACTATCGTCAATAAGAAGGCTGAAGCAAATGGTGGGTAA
- a CDS encoding aminopeptidase translates to MLQEKLTKYAELALKVGINLQENQPLVINAPISAASFVREVAKIAYKLGAKYVHTEWNDEQLTKITYETASTDSLQTVREWKVKGMEEMAEEGAAFMSIVASNPDLLKEVDPERVSISNKAQAKAMQNYRKYIQTAKVSWAIVSVPSQEWAAKLYPDKSPEEQVASLWENIFQVTRINENDPVEAWNEHIKTLQEKLKVLNTKKYKKLYYKAPGTELTIELPKEQVWLGGGMNNDQGTYFVPNLPTEEVFTAPVKTGVNGVVASTKPLNLNGNLVDNFSLTFKEGKVVEFSAEQGYEVLKKLLETDEGALHLGEVALVPHSSPVSKQEVIFYNTLFDENASCHLALGSAYPINIEGGAKMTKEELEAKGINTSMIHVDFMIGSEQLSIKGETEDGVQEAIMTDGEWAI, encoded by the coding sequence GTGCTACAAGAAAAATTGACCAAATACGCAGAACTTGCGCTAAAAGTTGGGATCAACCTGCAAGAAAATCAACCACTTGTCATCAATGCACCGATATCTGCAGCATCATTTGTAAGAGAGGTCGCAAAAATTGCTTACAAGCTAGGGGCTAAGTACGTACATACCGAGTGGAACGACGAGCAACTTACAAAGATTACATATGAAACGGCCTCCACCGACTCCCTCCAGACTGTCCGAGAGTGGAAAGTTAAAGGAATGGAGGAAATGGCAGAAGAAGGAGCGGCATTTATGTCCATTGTTGCATCCAACCCCGACCTCCTTAAAGAAGTTGATCCTGAACGGGTATCCATTTCTAACAAAGCTCAGGCAAAAGCTATGCAAAACTACCGAAAATATATTCAAACTGCTAAGGTCAGTTGGGCGATTGTTTCCGTCCCTTCACAAGAGTGGGCAGCTAAGCTTTACCCTGACAAATCTCCGGAAGAACAGGTTGCAAGCCTATGGGAAAACATCTTCCAGGTGACACGCATCAATGAAAACGACCCTGTTGAGGCATGGAATGAGCACATCAAGACATTACAGGAAAAGTTAAAAGTGCTTAATACGAAAAAATACAAAAAGCTTTATTACAAAGCTCCAGGAACAGAACTTACCATCGAGCTTCCAAAAGAACAGGTTTGGCTTGGCGGTGGAATGAACAATGATCAAGGTACTTATTTTGTGCCGAATCTCCCAACAGAAGAAGTGTTTACGGCGCCTGTGAAAACAGGGGTAAACGGAGTTGTAGCATCGACCAAGCCATTAAACCTGAACGGAAACTTGGTTGACAACTTCAGTCTTACTTTCAAGGAAGGTAAAGTGGTGGAATTTTCAGCGGAGCAAGGATATGAGGTGTTGAAAAAACTTCTAGAAACTGATGAAGGTGCTCTCCACTTAGGGGAAGTTGCACTTGTCCCACATAGTTCACCAGTTTCGAAGCAAGAAGTGATTTTCTATAATACGTTGTTTGACGAAAATGCATCTTGTCATTTGGCTCTAGGTTCAGCTTATCCCATCAATATTGAAGGCGGAGCAAAAATGACCAAAGAAGAGCTGGAAGCCAAAGGTATCAATACCAGCATGATACATGTCGACTTTATGATTGGTTCAGAACAACTGAGCATAAAAGGGGAGACAGAAGATGGTGTACAGGAAGCGATCATGACAGATGGAGAATGGGCCATCTAA
- the comGG gene encoding competence type IV pilus minor pilin ComGG, whose translation MNSKSGQSAIVGVRSRRDNGYIFPVTLVISVIFSAFLLHQVENYRLEKMFYHESDLQFELEVMMKYTWDIVEQQLEAGGEDIVSSVTLPEGEAKVTVKELGAEREIVIVCTTRNGREYKATILYDLEEKKVLGWYEAINFISSTHHPIVPFI comes from the coding sequence ATGAATTCAAAGTCGGGGCAATCCGCAATAGTTGGAGTGAGGAGTAGACGGGACAACGGATATATCTTCCCCGTCACACTGGTCATAAGTGTCATTTTCTCCGCCTTCTTGCTCCATCAGGTGGAAAACTACCGGCTTGAAAAAATGTTTTATCATGAATCAGATCTACAGTTTGAATTGGAAGTCATGATGAAATACACATGGGATATTGTGGAGCAGCAGTTAGAAGCGGGAGGAGAAGATATCGTTTCGTCTGTGACATTACCAGAGGGAGAGGCTAAGGTTACTGTAAAAGAACTTGGAGCAGAGAGGGAAATTGTCATTGTGTGTACAACGAGGAATGGGAGGGAGTACAAAGCAACCATTCTTTATGATTTGGAAGAAAAAAAGGTGCTGGGTTGGTATGAAGCAATTAATTTTATCTCATCAACTCACCATCCCATTGTCCCATTCATATAA
- a CDS encoding shikimate kinase yields the protein MKSIYLTGFMGAGKTTIGQALATKLNFPVYDTDTLIEQNMELEINDIFKKYGECYFRELETKTLQELSVSNTLVTTGGGIVTAQANIDWMKENGCMIFLYADPEVLWARLENDTTRPLVKQKKKEEVIDLFKTRLPLYNQAHIKVNTTGLTLEDATEAVYNAIKTWNNSPH from the coding sequence ATGAAGAGCATCTATCTTACAGGGTTTATGGGAGCGGGAAAAACGACAATCGGACAGGCGTTGGCAACCAAACTAAATTTCCCTGTCTACGATACAGATACACTTATTGAACAGAACATGGAATTGGAAATAAATGATATCTTCAAAAAATATGGAGAGTGTTATTTTCGCGAGCTTGAAACTAAGACACTACAAGAACTATCTGTGAGTAATACCCTTGTGACAACTGGTGGTGGAATAGTGACAGCACAGGCAAACATTGACTGGATGAAAGAAAACGGCTGTATGATATTTCTTTACGCAGACCCGGAAGTACTATGGGCGCGTTTGGAGAATGATACAACCAGACCGCTTGTAAAACAGAAAAAGAAAGAAGAGGTCATAGATCTTTTTAAAACACGTCTACCTCTATATAATCAAGCACACATCAAGGTGAATACAACCGGGCTGACCTTGGAAGATGCTACAGAAGCCGTATATAACGCGATTAAAACATGGAATAACAGTCCACACTAA